Genomic window (Musa acuminata AAA Group cultivar baxijiao chromosome BXJ1-9, Cavendish_Baxijiao_AAA, whole genome shotgun sequence):
agaagctacgaCGACGAAGAGATTTTTTTCATGCTTGACGAGAGGGTTTCAATATAATTATCCttgaaatgatttttttattactcaAATGGGAGATTTGGAATATCTTATTAGACGTTACTCTGCTTTTATCTTGAAGTTTCAAACCTTTGACTGTTTTTTACTATTTCAAGGAATATAATAGAACATCACATTGGCATGCGAATAGAGATAGTGTAACATTATTAATCTGTCTATTTTTGGAAGGAAAGCTTCCCCTCTAATTTACATACTATGCCTTGAAGAATAGgtcatattttttgaactttctactTAGTAAATAAAAACCTTCGTGTCTTTGTGAGAGAGCAACAAACGCAAATAGTACTTCAAACAATTAAGTTATGCTTTTCATGTTCATCCTTGTCATTTTTCTATTGAATGCCTGATTACTGACTGAATAGAGAAGGAACTAAAATGATCCCTACAACTTGCTTCAACCGAAGAAAGATAATCGAATTAAAATGATGGATAATTGAACAAAAATCACTGCACACAAAATGATAATTGATAGATGATCATAGCATGCGAGGAAAATGATAACTCATAGATGAAGCATTATTACCTTGCGGGTCTTCAACCCACCAGGTTCTAGCCATCTGTTTCTCCAAAGCTATCAACAGAGAGGGGAGCCATTGTGCATGTAAGGAAGGGCTCCCTCACGCACGACTTACTCGTGAGTAGCTCAGCAGCTTGACAGGGACATGACAACATAGATCACATGACCTGCAGACATGCAGCGTAGCAGATCGATACCCAACTTTTCTCCGTTCATGGGTTTGAACTTGGGATCGAGTTTATCGACTTGAACAAGTAGTTTGTGGTGCCCACTGCACCTCCTCTCGAGTCCCCTATAAATGTCTTGTATCCCTTCATACATACCCTCAAACAACAAATACTTGTcgggaagaagagagaaaagctTGGCCATGGGAGTTCGCTTGGCAGGAGTTGTACGCATGAAGCACATCCTTCAACAATCTTTCCGGAACCAGCAGAGGGCGACGGCGTCGGCGGATGTCCCGAAGGGCCACTTTGCGGTATACGTCGGCGAGATGGAGAAGCGGTTCGTCGTCCCTATCTGCTATCTGCACCACCCTTCCTTCCAAACCTTGCTTCATAAGGCCGAAGAGGAGTATGGATTCGAGCACCCGAGAGGCATGCTCAGAGTTCCATGCGACGAAGATGACTTCGCTACTCTCACTTCTCAAATGACCGGCTCCTGAGAGGAAGATATTGCGTCATCATCCCTCCATCTTCGAGGAAAAATTTATCCTGTTAGAATGTGATACGTGATGAGTCCTAAAGGAGGTGGTAAGAGTGGGAGGAGATGGTGTATGTGACTGCATATAAGCAGAAAACTTAATACGTTTCTCTGTCTTTTCTTACTTGATCTGTCTCATTGCATTCTATGCTGTCAAATCCCAAGAAGCAACTCTATACAGATATCTACACTGAGAGACGAAAGCAAAAGATATGTAGGATCATTTTTGAATGGAATTAGATATCCTATAGTCCACAAGGCAAAAGCAAAATTCTATAAAAGATAAAATGTAAAgtataattattttgaaatatgtACGTGTATAGTTGCTACTTATAATTACttaggaagagaaaaaaaacatGAGAAGCTTTAACTTGCAACTTGAGAAGCTTTAACTTGTGTAGTTGGGATGACATCTCTATTACGTTCCAAGCAACTAGCAAGTTAACCGGACGCTGTGACCTGTTTTTAGTCTCGAGTGATCCTTTTCTATGACAGAATATTAGGTTTGCTTGAATGAGTGACCTTTTCTTATTCTGATCTTTCATCTAATTAATATTAAGTCGAATAATCTTTTTCTACTTGAATTACTCATTGTGATCAGCACTAAATCGACTTTGACATCAATTATTGTATAATTAATCtattaattttaaatcattggtcTAAAATAATTAAATCTAAGCTTAATCTTTACTTGCGTGAGGAGGAGGAAGCAATTAATGATGTTTGGGGACGTTGCACTAAATGACTGTATCCATTGGTAGGTTGGATGACCAACATGTTCATAAGAATCGACAAGAGGCGATTGATAGCCAATAAATCCCCAAACCAGTGGGCTTCCAGCCCTCGGTTTCCCGAAACCGCAAGGAGACCGGAGAGATGGCGTATGTAAAGAGGCACCCTCCTTCATGCATGCAAAGCAATTTGAGAGGGACGTAACAGCAAAGATCACAGGATCCTGTGACCGACATGCAGCGTCAGAGATCGTCATCCAACTTTTCTGGATTCATGGAATTAAAAGTAAAGATGAACATGATCACTTCTCTTCAGTCCCTATTTACGTTTTGTATCCACAAAACCCCCGAACAGTGGCAGCCACTACTCCTTCGGAAGGTTCTTAGTCGAGTACggaaggaaggaaaaaaaaaaaaaaagctggccATGGGATTCCGATCGGGGATCAACCGCCTAAATAGcagtgtaaatataaaaattatgattatattattatataaaaattttaatatcaaaaattaaaattaaataataataaattatatttatgatatgtatctgttatttagatttttattctCTAATTTATAAATGTACTATCGTCAAATCCAAAAGTTACGATGTTGATATACCATAAAAGCCTAGAGATAAAAAGATATGTAATTTCTTGATATAGTTTATGTGATTAAAGAGAGATAAAAgaagatatataattttttaataatgtcACATATTCATGTATCCTTATTTTGTCCTTcggaacttttttttttaataagtgaGAGCAACTGatctaggataagtaattagtAAAGTTTTCCCTATCAAGTCATCTCCTAAGAATCCTATCATAATTGAACTTTTGATAAtcgtaatcagaatc
Coding sequences:
- the LOC135594113 gene encoding auxin-induced protein 15A-like, with amino-acid sequence MGVRLAGVVRMKHILQQSFRNQQRATASADVPKGHFAVYVGEMEKRFVVPICYLHHPSFQTLLHKAEEEYGFEHPRGMLRVPCDEDDFATLTSQMTGS